The following proteins are encoded in a genomic region of Marasmius oreades isolate 03SP1 chromosome 10, whole genome shotgun sequence:
- a CDS encoding uncharacterized protein (MEROPS:MER0001400): MYKISPPFLVDQVPFPLFLRVMGFQTSLYVSVLAGVLCASLSEATPWPVASKHATHRKRLIGRGVALDIYHPPSKFQTFREGQSMANAVSFDTPEKLKLNAMTWLQNNLQVDSSSLEWTSGSWSSDGISSAYVKQAKDGIPIINAVANVAFKGSSAISFGNSFVDTSNIASSTPTINMNDAISKAESVLGGTRNEIEPTLNYLAKPDGSVSLVHAVQIQNNDTQLFVEAYVDAHLGEVISITDFVAHATYKVLPIDKKVIPDGLELLKDPEGLDASPLGWNAFGDTHTTDTSGNNVITFKTSDDRTSILTTFGQDEDGQLTFDFTYDQTKDPSDPNNLDASRTNAFYIANTFHDILYRYGFTESTFNFQLDNFDKGGQGNDFVLVSVQDSGGLNNANFATPPDGQLALCRMFIWNLTPIEQDGAMENSIPIHEMTHGVTNRMTGGGTARCLQTLASQGMGEGWSDAVADWMSQTSAATQDFVLGQGVTGDPAGIRSKPYSVDPAVNPLKYSDIAKLDEAHNIGEIWANTLHTVYADLVDALGFSSTAKTDANGKEGNVVFLRTIITALTLQPCNPSVLDAREAIIQADQTLNNGANECTLRKSFAKKGLGLNATPDFQDDDTIPENCRY; the protein is encoded by the exons ATGTATAAAATCTCACCTCCCTTCCTTGTAGACCAGGTTCCTTTCCCCCTCTTCCTACGAGTCATGGGATTTCAAACCTCTCTCTACGTCTCTGTTCTCGCTGGCGTGCTTTGTGCGTCTCTTTCGGAGGCCACTCCCTGGCCTGTAGCCTCCAAACATGCAACTCATCGCAAACGACTGATCGGTCGTGGGGTTGCTTTGGATATTTACCATCCCCCATCGAAGTTTCAA ACCTTCAGGGAAGGGCAATCTATGGCTAACGCAGTATCTTTTGACACTCCCGAGAAACTCAAGTTGAATGCAATGACATGGTTGCAAAACAACTTGCAAGTCGATTCCTCTAGCCTCGAATGGACTTCAGGATCATGGAGTTCTGATGGCATTTCGAGCGCTTATGTGAAGCAAGCCAAA GACGGTATTCCTATTATCAATGCTGTGGCCAACGTTGCCTTCAAGGGTAGCAGTGCCATTAGTTTCGGAAACTCGTTCGTCGACACAT CCAATATCGCGTCTTCCACTCCGACGATCAACATGAACGATGCGATCTCGAAAGCGGAATCGGTACTCGGTGGTACCCGGAACGAGATTGAGCCCACGCTCAATTACCTTGCAAAGCCCGATGGCTCTGTGTCTCTCGTGCACGCTGTTCAAATCCAGAACAATGACACCCAGCTCTTTGTTGAGGCCTATGTTGATGCGCATTTGGGAGAGGTCATCTCGATCACCGATTTTGTTGCTCATGCGACG TACAAAGTTCTTCCGATCGACAAAAAGGTTATACCTGATGGTCTCGAACTGCTCAAAGACCCGGAAGGTCTCGACGCCTCACCCCTAGGATGGAACGCTTTTGGAGACACTCATACCACGGATACCTC TGGAAACAACGTTATTACATTCAAGACCAGCGACGATCGGACCTCAATCCTGACCACTTTCGGTCAGGACGAGGACGGTCAGCTGACTTTCGACTTCACCTACGACCAGACTAAAGATCCTTCCGACCCTAACAACCTCGATGCTTCCCGTACCAACGCATTCTACATCGCTAATACCTTCCACGACATCCTTTACCGATACGGATTCACCGAGAGCACGTTCAACTTTCAGTTGGACAACTTTGATAAGGGTGGCCAAGGGAACGACTTTGTCTTGGTGTCCGTCCAGGACTCCGGCGGTCTCAACAACGCCAATTTCGCCACTCCCCCTGATGGTCAACTTGCTTTATGTCGTATGTTCATCTGGAACTTGACCCCT ATTGAACAGGACGGTGCTATGGAGAACAGTATTCCAATTCATGAAATGACCCACGGTGTTACTAACCGTATGACTGGAGGTGGAACTGCTCGTTGCTTGCAAACGCTTGCGTCCCAGGGTATGGGTGAGGGATGGTCGGATGCTGTCGCCGA CTGGATGTCACAAACCTCGGCTGCAACTCAGGACTTCGTCCTCGGACAGGGCGTTACCGGTGACCCCGCCGGTATCCGAAGCAAGCCTTACTCCGTCGACCCAGCTGTAAACCCTCTCAAGTACTCTGATATCGCGAAACTCGACGAAGCCCACA ATATCGGAGAGATTTGGGCCAACACCCTCCACACCGTTTACGCAGATCTCGTGGACGCCCTCGGTTTCAGTTCCACCGCCAAGACAGACGCCAACGGCAAAGAGGGAAACGTCGTTTTTCTGAGAACTATCATCACCGCGCTTACCCTTCAACCTTGCAACCCGAGCGTACTTGATGCCCGAGAGGCTATTATCCAAGCGGACCAGACCCTCAACAACGGTGCCAATGAATGCACTTTGAGAAAGTCATTCGCCAAGAAGGGCCTTGGATTGAACGCAACTCCCGATTTCCAGGACGATGACACCATTCCTGAGAATTGTCGCTATTAG